A genomic region of Zea mays cultivar B73 chromosome 6, Zm-B73-REFERENCE-NAM-5.0, whole genome shotgun sequence contains the following coding sequences:
- the LOC103629964 gene encoding tetraspanin-8 has translation MARLSHGLLGALNLVTLLLSLPVLCAGVYIVTRATTACERGLQIPVVAFGCGLLLLSLVGLAGACGRRGAARPFLWVYVAFMFLLAVLVFAFAVFAFVVTHRGAGGAVSGRGYREYRLGDYSGWLQARIAEPETWRRVESCLSEARVCGGREFYRQHLSPIQSGCCKPPTWCRFRYVNATFWEAPRSGLSAAAASDGDCRAWSNDQQVLCFECDTCKAGVLETAKKKWKTVAIVNVSLLAFIVIVYTVGCFALRSKGGGRYFNGGGPDQT, from the exons ATGGCGAGGCTGAGCCACGGCCTCCTGGGCGCCCTGAACCTGGTGACGCTCCTGCTGTCCCTGCCGGTGCTGTGCGCCGGCGTGTACATCGTCACGCGCGCCACCACGGCGTGCGAGCGCGGCCTCCAGATCCCCGTCGTCGCGTTCGGCTGCGGACTGCTCCTGCTCTCCCTCGTCGGCCTCGCCGGCGCCTGCGGACGCCGCGGCGCCGCCAGGCCGTTCCTCTGGGTGTACGTGGCCTTCATGTTTCTGCTCGCCGTCCTCGTGTTCGCGTTCGCCGTGTTCGCGTTCGTGGTCACCCACCGGGGCGCGGGCGGCGCCGTGTCCGGGCGCGGGTACAGGGAGTACCGCCTCGGGGACTACTCCGGCTGGCTGCAGGCGCGGATCGCCGAGCCGGAGACGTGGCGGCGCGTCGAGAGCTGCCTCTCTGAGGCGCGCGTGTGCGGCGGCCGGGAATTCTACAGGCAACACCTCTCGCCAATCCAG TCCGGTTGCTGCAAGCCGCCGACGTGGTGCAGGTTCCGGTACGTGAACGCCACGTTCTGGGAGGCACCGAGATCGGGGCTGTCTGCGGCGGCGGCCAGCGACGGTGACTGCCGGGCATGGAGCAACGACCAGCAGGTGCTTTGCTTCGAGTGCGACACGTGCAAGGCCGGCGTGCTGGAGACCGCCAAGAAGAAGTGGAAGACAGTGGCTATCGTCAACGTTTCCCTCCTCGCGTTCATCGTTATTGTCTACACGGTCGGGTGCTTCGCCTTGCGCAGCAAAGGTGGTGGTCGGTACTTCAATGGCGGTGGTCCTGACCAAACATAA